Proteins encoded in a region of the Streptomyces sp. NBC_00310 genome:
- the ssuE gene encoding NADPH-dependent FMN reductase gives MATVLSVSGSPSVSSRTAKLVRHLDARLIAQGHEVVPLDIRTIPAEALLGADFKHPAIVEATALFERADGIVIGTPVYKAAYSGVLKALLDLLPQYALTGKTVLPLATGGTTAHVLAIDYALRPVLSSMGARHIVPGWFTLDKDITVGEDGKVSVAPATAEALGEVVDQFLTALGPAPVLAAAS, from the coding sequence ATGGCCACCGTCCTGTCCGTCTCCGGCAGCCCCTCCGTCTCCTCCCGCACCGCGAAACTCGTGCGCCACCTGGACGCCCGTCTGATCGCCCAGGGCCATGAGGTCGTGCCGCTCGACATCCGCACCATTCCCGCCGAGGCCCTGCTCGGGGCGGACTTCAAGCACCCGGCCATCGTCGAGGCCACCGCACTCTTCGAGCGCGCCGACGGCATCGTCATCGGCACGCCCGTCTACAAGGCCGCCTACTCCGGGGTCCTCAAGGCCCTGCTCGACCTGCTCCCGCAGTACGCCCTCACCGGCAAGACCGTGCTGCCCCTGGCCACCGGCGGCACCACCGCCCACGTCCTCGCCATCGACTACGCCCTGCGGCCGGTGCTCAGCTCCATGGGCGCCCGGCACATCGTCCCCGGCTGGTTCACCCTCGACAAGGACATCACCGTCGGCGAGGACGGCAAGGTGTCGGTCGCCCCGGCCACGGCCGAGGCCCTCGGTGAGGTCGTCGACCAGTTCCTCACCGCGCTCGGCCCCGCGCCGGTCCTGGCCGCCGCGAGCTGA
- a CDS encoding LLM class flavin-dependent oxidoreductase, producing MSLTFHWFLPTNGDSRHVVGGGHGTPATESGRDRPPTVAYLSQIARAAEDLGFVGALTPTGAWCEDAWLTTAMVSQNTERLKFLVAFRPGFVSPTLAAQMASTFQRHTDGRLLLNVVTGGEGHEQRAYGDFLDKDDRYRRTGEFLEVVRELWEGRTVDLKGEHLRVEDARLARVPDPVPEVYFGGSSPIAGEIAARHVDVYLTWGEPPAKVAEKIAWIKGLAAKEGRTLRFGIRLHVITRDTAEQAWAEANRLLDGFDAETVRSVQAGLARSESEGQRRMLALHGGNRDGLEIHPNLWAGIGLVRGGAGTALVGSHEEVAERIKEYHALGIDEFVLSGYPHLEEAYWFGEGVLPRLAAQGLWRHPFAKPTVPTAQVPFAS from the coding sequence GTGTCCCTCACCTTCCACTGGTTCCTGCCCACCAACGGCGACAGCCGACACGTCGTCGGCGGCGGCCACGGCACCCCCGCCACCGAGTCGGGCCGGGACCGACCGCCGACGGTCGCCTATCTGAGCCAGATCGCCCGCGCAGCCGAGGACCTCGGCTTCGTCGGCGCGCTCACCCCCACCGGTGCCTGGTGCGAGGACGCCTGGCTGACGACCGCGATGGTCAGCCAGAACACCGAACGTCTGAAGTTCCTGGTCGCCTTCCGGCCGGGCTTCGTCTCGCCCACGCTCGCCGCCCAGATGGCCTCCACCTTCCAGCGGCACACCGACGGGCGGCTCCTCCTCAACGTCGTCACCGGCGGCGAGGGCCATGAGCAGCGCGCCTATGGCGACTTCCTCGACAAGGACGACCGTTATCGCCGTACCGGTGAATTCCTGGAAGTCGTGAGGGAGTTGTGGGAGGGCAGGACCGTCGACCTGAAGGGTGAGCACCTCCGGGTCGAGGACGCGAGGCTGGCCCGAGTGCCCGATCCGGTGCCCGAGGTGTACTTCGGCGGCTCCTCACCCATCGCCGGGGAGATCGCCGCCCGGCATGTCGACGTCTACCTCACCTGGGGCGAGCCGCCGGCCAAGGTCGCCGAGAAGATCGCCTGGATCAAGGGGCTGGCGGCGAAGGAGGGCCGCACCCTCCGCTTCGGTATCCGGCTGCATGTCATCACCCGTGACACCGCCGAGCAGGCCTGGGCGGAGGCGAACCGGCTGCTCGACGGCTTCGATGCCGAGACCGTACGGTCCGTCCAGGCCGGACTGGCCCGCAGCGAGTCCGAGGGGCAGCGGCGCATGCTCGCCCTGCACGGCGGCAACCGGGACGGCCTGGAGATCCACCCCAACCTCTGGGCCGGCATCGGCCTGGTGCGCGGCGGCGCTGGTACCGCACTGGTGGGCAGCCACGAAGAGGTCGCCGAGCGCATCAAGGAGTATCACGCCCTCGGCATCGACGAGTTCGTCCTCTCCGGCTACCCGCACCTGGAGGAGGCGTACTGGTTCGGCGAGGGCGTCCTCCCTCGCCTCGCCGCCCAGGGCCTGTGGCGCCACCCTTTCGCCAAGCCGACGGTCCCTACGGCACAGGTGCCGTTCGCGAGCTAG
- a CDS encoding GNAT family N-acetyltransferase → MTARREISIVRWSGRTPSVEAGPAPLLAAYHLRTEAEKGRPVAEVDGLPDRYRAEISDPGSAFAGDVVLVAVSGDTAVGCVVVTAPADGRAEIKRLWTDPAFRGRGIASGLLDAALAQAAEHGVDTVRLSVWNWRTGAIALYERQGFGVTASWDEREQLVCMERAV, encoded by the coding sequence ATGACTGCTCGGCGCGAGATCTCCATCGTCCGCTGGTCCGGCCGGACCCCTTCCGTCGAGGCCGGGCCGGCCCCGTTGCTGGCCGCCTACCATCTGCGGACGGAGGCCGAGAAGGGCCGCCCCGTCGCCGAGGTGGACGGGCTGCCGGATCGCTACCGGGCGGAGATCTCCGACCCGGGGAGTGCGTTCGCCGGCGATGTCGTGCTGGTGGCCGTGAGCGGGGACACCGCGGTGGGCTGTGTGGTGGTGACCGCCCCCGCCGACGGGCGGGCGGAGATCAAGAGACTCTGGACGGACCCGGCGTTCCGGGGCCGTGGCATCGCCTCCGGCCTCCTCGACGCCGCGCTCGCGCAGGCCGCGGAGCACGGCGTGGACACCGTGCGGCTGTCGGTGTGGAACTGGCGGACCGGGGCCATCGCCCTCTATGAACGGCAGGGCTTCGGCGTCACCGCGTCATGGGACGAGCGGGAGCAACTGGTGTGCATGGAGCGCGCGGTGTGA
- a CDS encoding putative leader peptide, whose translation MKMRLDLTRRRHVDLARVSSASCRAAA comes from the coding sequence ATGAAGATGCGACTGGACCTCACGCGGCGACGCCATGTCGACCTCGCGCGCGTCTCCAGCGCCTCCTGTCGCGCCGCGGCCTGA
- a CDS encoding SfnB family sulfur acquisition oxidoreductase, producing the protein MTDAPAGSLSDATADSPAAKVIADDVEALTVAAALAEEFRAGASERDAERRLPRAELDRLSASGLLAVTVPAEYGGADVRQETLAEVFRLLASADASLAQIPQSHFAYVNVIRRQGTAEQREFFFGELLAGRRFGNAQSEAGTRHIQDIRTRLTRQEDGSYLLSGVKHYATGALFAHWIPVLARAEDDDLHVAYVPGDAPGVTVVDDWDGLGQRTTAGGTVRLEEVSVPADRVLPHHLTFRGPQLHGAVAQLLHAAIDVGIADGALAEAVAFVRTKSRPWFESGFETAAEDPLLIQRFGELVVQARASRALLREAAREVDAARADLTDDSAAEASIAVAAAKAHAAHTAVEISGALFEVSGTRSALNSANLHRYWRDARTHTLHDPARWKVQHIGRYVLNGTRPPRHGLL; encoded by the coding sequence ATGACCGACGCCCCGGCCGGCTCCCTGTCCGATGCCACCGCCGATTCCCCGGCCGCCAAGGTCATCGCCGACGACGTCGAGGCCCTGACCGTCGCCGCCGCGCTCGCCGAGGAGTTCCGTGCCGGGGCCTCGGAGCGGGACGCCGAACGGCGGCTTCCGCGCGCCGAGTTGGACCGGCTCTCCGCCTCCGGGCTGCTGGCCGTCACCGTGCCCGCCGAGTACGGGGGAGCGGATGTGCGCCAGGAGACCCTGGCGGAGGTCTTCCGACTGCTCGCCTCCGCCGACGCGAGCCTCGCCCAGATCCCGCAGAGCCACTTCGCATACGTCAACGTGATCCGACGCCAGGGAACGGCCGAGCAGCGCGAGTTCTTCTTCGGGGAGCTCCTCGCCGGGCGTCGCTTCGGCAACGCCCAGTCCGAGGCGGGCACCAGACACATCCAGGACATCCGCACCCGGCTCACGCGACAGGAAGACGGCTCGTACCTCCTCAGTGGGGTGAAGCACTACGCCACGGGCGCCCTGTTCGCCCACTGGATCCCGGTGCTCGCGCGGGCGGAGGACGACGATCTGCACGTCGCGTACGTGCCCGGGGACGCCCCGGGCGTCACGGTCGTCGACGACTGGGACGGCCTCGGCCAGCGGACGACCGCCGGCGGCACGGTCCGGCTGGAGGAGGTATCCGTCCCGGCGGACCGGGTCCTGCCGCACCACCTCACCTTCCGGGGTCCCCAACTCCACGGTGCTGTCGCCCAGTTGCTGCACGCGGCGATCGACGTCGGGATCGCCGACGGCGCGCTCGCGGAGGCGGTCGCGTTCGTGCGCACCAAGAGCCGGCCCTGGTTCGAGAGCGGCTTCGAGACGGCGGCCGAGGACCCTCTGCTGATCCAGCGCTTCGGTGAACTCGTTGTCCAGGCACGGGCGTCGAGGGCTCTGCTGCGGGAGGCGGCCCGTGAGGTCGACGCGGCCCGCGCCGACCTCACCGACGACTCCGCGGCCGAGGCCTCCATCGCCGTGGCCGCCGCGAAGGCGCACGCGGCGCACACGGCCGTCGAGATCTCGGGCGCCCTCTTCGAGGTCTCCGGCACCCGCTCCGCCCTCAACTCCGCGAATCTGCACCGTTATTGGCGCGACGCCCGCACCCACACCCTGCACGACCCGGCGCGCTGGAAGGTCCAGCACATCGGCCGGTACGTGCTCAACGGCACCCGACCCCCACGCCACGGCCTGCTCTGA
- a CDS encoding acyl-CoA dehydrogenase family protein produces MSTATPTDWKTGPAPRTAQEWIARAGEVAAVLATDAAERDRAGATPYAEVQLLKDSGLVTLLGPTEHGGAGQDWPTAYRVVREVAKADGSIGQLLGYHYLWNWAARLVGTREQWEHVEAEAARGRWFFGGAVNPRDKDVVVTEDGDDLVFTGRKSFSTGSKVSDVTVLEGVLEGTDSHVFAIVPSDSEGLTFHDDWDNIGLRLTESGGVTLDGVRTPWSSAAGYVDKEFRPRTYNTLNVPTIQLVFVNFYLGIAAGALETAATYTRTKSRPWLHGGHERAVDEPYVIDVYGDLTAKLWAVEALADTVAAEGQRLHDDPDAVTEKTRGDFEVRVAAVKARATDVALEIANSVFEVTGARSTATSEGLDRFWRDIRTHTLHDPVAYKRREVGRWVLEGELPEPTWYS; encoded by the coding sequence ATGAGCACCGCCACCCCCACCGACTGGAAGACCGGCCCCGCGCCGCGGACCGCCCAGGAGTGGATCGCCCGCGCCGGCGAGGTCGCCGCCGTCCTCGCCACCGACGCCGCCGAGCGCGACCGCGCCGGAGCCACCCCGTACGCCGAGGTCCAACTGCTGAAGGACTCCGGCCTCGTCACCCTGCTCGGCCCCACCGAGCACGGCGGCGCGGGCCAGGACTGGCCCACCGCCTACCGGGTCGTCCGCGAGGTTGCCAAGGCCGACGGCTCCATCGGCCAGCTCCTCGGCTACCACTACCTCTGGAACTGGGCCGCCCGGCTGGTCGGCACCCGCGAACAGTGGGAGCACGTGGAGGCCGAGGCCGCCCGGGGCCGCTGGTTCTTCGGCGGGGCCGTCAACCCGCGCGACAAGGACGTCGTGGTCACCGAGGACGGCGACGACCTCGTCTTCACCGGTCGCAAGTCCTTCTCCACCGGCAGCAAGGTCTCCGACGTCACCGTCCTCGAAGGCGTCCTGGAGGGCACCGACAGCCACGTCTTCGCGATCGTCCCCTCCGACAGCGAGGGCCTGACCTTCCACGACGACTGGGACAACATCGGCCTGCGGCTCACCGAGAGCGGCGGCGTCACCCTCGACGGCGTCCGCACCCCGTGGTCCTCCGCGGCCGGCTACGTCGACAAGGAGTTCCGGCCCCGCACGTACAACACCCTCAACGTCCCCACCATCCAACTCGTCTTCGTCAACTTCTACCTCGGCATCGCGGCCGGCGCTCTGGAGACGGCGGCGACGTACACCCGTACGAAGTCCCGGCCGTGGCTGCACGGCGGACACGAGCGCGCGGTCGACGAGCCGTACGTCATCGATGTCTACGGCGATCTGACCGCCAAGCTCTGGGCGGTCGAGGCCCTCGCCGACACCGTCGCCGCCGAGGGACAGCGACTGCACGACGACCCCGACGCCGTCACCGAGAAGACGCGCGGCGACTTCGAGGTCAGGGTGGCGGCCGTCAAGGCGCGCGCCACCGATGTGGCCCTGGAGATCGCGAACAGCGTCTTCGAGGTGACCGGCGCCCGCTCGACAGCCACCTCCGAGGGGCTCGACCGCTTCTGGCGCGACATCCGTACCCACACCCTCCACGACCCGGTGGCCTACAAGCGCCGCGAGGTCGGCCGCTGGGTCCTCGAAGGCGAACTGCCCGAACCCACCTGGTACTCCTGA